The genomic segment AGAAAAGTTGACAACGTTGAAAGGATGGAATCCGTAAGTGGTCCAACGTTCTTTTCCATTCGCTTGATGGCTGGATGCAAGTCATTGTCTGACCACGTCGCCGCAACGATGAGGTCTGGCCCAGTGAGTTTACCGCCGCCTATGGTGTGGCAGCCTGCACACTTCGTGACAAAAAGCCGTGCAACGATGTCCTGCTTCGAATGAAGTGAGTCAGACGAACGCTTTTGCAAGGAATCGCCTTGTGCCCAACTTCCCGTGATGAAAGTCAGGAGCAGGATGGCAACCATCCAGCGGCACCTTGCATGACCGGATCGATGCATCATTGGCAATGGTGGGTTCATGATCAACATTCCCAAAAGGATTTTCGTTGATGGAGATATAAAGAGTTGCTACTCTTATTCTCCTGTATTGGCGCAAAAAAAACGACGCAACGTCAAACTGAGATCAATGACCGATCCAATACGCCATTAAAGCACTTGTCAGGGTTATCACGCAATAGCGTTCGTAGCGTCTCAATGGTCGTGCCTGATAGAAAGGCATCGATGTGATCTCGCGACTCTTTCCAACGGTCATGGACGGGACAACTATTGCTCTCATCACACTTTCCCAAACCCAACAAACACTGCGTCGTAAGGTGAACACCGTCAAACAGCTCGACGATTGCCTTCAAGGATACCTCTTCCGGCCGCATGCTCATCTGAAACCCACCACCAGGACCACGAACGGCTTGTAAAATGCCAGCCGATGTGAGTGTTCCAAGAATCTTCACGAGATAAGGGGATGGTATGCCGATGGAGGAGGCAATGGTCGTACCCAATAAGTACTCCTTCCGCTCCTGAATGGAGAGGAAGAGAAGTGACCGAATGGCATAGGTGACTGGTTTCGAGAATATCATATAAAGAGTTTCGCGTCTTTTACTCTTGAATGTACGATCCTTGACAAGGCATGTCAATCTTGAACGAAGATAAAAAATAAATTCTAAGTCACACATTAATACACAACAACTTAGGTATATTTCAAATCACTCAATCGATCTCCTCAGGTACTAAGGTCGAGGGAAGTTCGAGGGCTAACAACTCATTTCGCAGGTGAGAATAATAATAAAAGGAGTCTGATTGCGGATTCACTCGTAGTTTTTTCAATGTCGTGTGGATTCGATCCATATAGGA from the bacterium genome contains:
- a CDS encoding Rrf2 family transcriptional regulator, with the translated sequence MIFSKPVTYAIRSLLFLSIQERKEYLLGTTIASSIGIPSPYLVKILGTLTSAGILQAVRGPGGGFQMSMRPEEVSLKAIVELFDGVHLTTQCLLGLGKCDESNSCPVHDRWKESRDHIDAFLSGTTIETLRTLLRDNPDKCFNGVLDRSLISV